The Streptomyces sp. NBC_00459 DNA segment CGCTCCACCCAAAACGAGCCCGCCGACGCTTGCGAGACCACGACCATCAGGCTGGCGCACCGAGCGATCGTGGCCTCGAGATCCTGGAAGTTCGAGCCGATGGCTTGGCCGACCCGGAGTTCACGTTCGTCGAGCCACAGGGAGACATCGGCGTCGGACCTCTCCAGGTCGCCGACCAGACGGCGGACAAAGTCTTTGTCGCGGCTGCTATAGGAGACGAAGACCTGCATGCCGGTCATTCTGCCGTGATTGACCGCCCCGGGACTGGCCGATTCGAAAATGCGAACTGCCGCCGGAGGAGGGAGCGCAGAGGAGTCAGCCAATACGTCGGCGACCTCCTAGTGGTGCGTGCTGAGGGTCCGGTGGTCTCTGCAACTGTGGTCTCTCGAGTAATCAGCACGCCCGCTGCGCGCGGTAAGCCTGTCTTTACCGTCGGTAGTACCAGCGCGTTCAGCGACTGGCGGGCCCAGCACGGACGACAGCTGCCTTCTGGATAGATGCTGTCAAGCTGACGGCCGACCGCCGGTACTTGCGGCTCTCCATCTGGTATTGGTCAATGATTTCTGCAACTCTTCGCGATGTAACGGACGCTGCGAAATCTCCTGGCCTATTCGACTTCCACAAGCGGTGGTAGGGCGTGACCACCAGAGACAGGGCCGAGAGCCACAGCGCCGTACTCAAGACGGCGCTGCCCGCTACCAGTCATCTCTGTTGATCGGAGTGGACCGCCGGATTGGTCGCCAACTCAGCCCCCGGGTCCCGCGTCCCAGCCCATGATCACGGGAGTATGACTCAACAGCCAGCTGCTGCGAAGTGGATCCGCCCACACAATGACAGGCGGAGCGGCGACTCCTCGGCCAAGCATCGCCGCCAACGAGTGAACGTCCAGATCGGCACCGACCTCACCGCGGCACGCACACACCAGATCATCCGGATCTGCGAGCGACAGGGGGTCCTGGTCCTGGCCAACCCGGCCTACCAGGGCGCCAACCCAGCCGGAGCCGGACGGAAACCGTGATGGCCGGGTTTCCGCCGACTGAAGCGCCAACCGGGCAGCGCCCCACGTACGCCGGACCAGGGCGCCGTGCCGCTACCCGTTGACCCCCGTGTAATGCCCCAGACTCCACCGCCACAGCCACCGCGCCCCCAGGAACGCCACCAGCCCCAGCAGCGGAGAGGCCGCCGCCAGCCAGTACGGCACGCCCGTGTCGTGGCCGTGGCCGGTCAGTACCGCCGCCGGGAAGTACGCGACGAACGCGAGCGGCAGTCCGAAGGTGAGGAAGCCGCTCACCGCCCTGGGCAGCACGTTGAGCGGATAGCTGCCGAACGTGCCGAGCAGCTCCTCCAGCCAGCGCCCCCAGTAGTCGGCGGCCGGGAAGCGCAGCGAGGCGCAGGCCACCGCCGTGAACAGGGCCGCCTCCAGGAGCATCCCGCCGAGGACGCAGACCACGAGGTACGTGATCCGGCCCGCCGTCCAGTCCAGGTCGCTGCGGGAGAGCGCGCCCACCATCAGGCCCACGGCGACCGTCAGGTCGCCGATGGCGTTGGTGGGGAAGTAGGAGAGCTGGACCTGGCGGAACACGGGCATCGGACGGACCAGATAGGTGTCGATCATCCCCTCCTGGATGATCTTGCCGATGCCGTGCATCCGCCCGAGGAACAGCACGAAGATGCCGTGTGCCAGCATCCGGGTCGCCGGGATCAGCAGCACCTCCGAGCTGTCCCAGCCGCCCATCCCGGTGAACCGGGTCAGCAGCACCGTGGCGAACACGATCACCGACACCTGCCAGATGGCGCCGATCCCGATCATCAGCAGGAACTCGGAGCGGTACTCCAGCTGGGCGCGGAAGTTGAGGCGCGTGATGCGCCAGGCTATGCGGACGGCGTTCACAGGCCTCAGCCTCCCTGGGAGACGACACGGAGGGCGGCCCGCCGCCACAGGAACCGGGTGAACAGGGCCAGTACGAGGACCCAGCCGGCCTGGACGGAGAGCTGGAAGGCGGCGTCCGAGAGCGGGATGCGCCCCACGTACAGCGAGAGCGGCACGCTCAGCGTGGCCTGGAAGGGCAGGAAGGAGCTGAGCGTGATGAACCAGTCCGGGAAGAACCACAGGGGTGCGTACACCCCGGACAGCAGGTTCTGAGCGAAGATCAGGATGAGCATCGCGGCGCCGTTGCGCAGCGTCCAGAAGCAGAACTGGTCGATGACGAGCATCACGTAGTAGAGAACCAGCTGGCCGAGCAGCAGACTGAGCGCGAACACCCCGGCCACGGCTGCCGATCCGGGCGGCTGGACCACCCCGGCGGCCAGACAGAGGGCGAAGCCGGTCAGCGCCCACGCGAACCCGTACAACTGCTCGCCGAGCGCCCGCAGCGCGTAGTAGCGCTGGGGCGCCAGCGGGCGCAGGTACCAGTACACGATCGTGCCGAAGTGCATGTGCTGGAGCACGGTGTCGCGGCCCGCGTACTGGTCCAACTCCCGCAGCCGGGAGGCGAGTACGGCCATGACGGCATACGTCACCGCCTGCTCGCGGTCGATACCGGCCGTCGTACCGGTCTGCTGGTACAGGCCGTTCCACAGGGACGCGACCAGGACCACCTGGACGGTCAGCCGGATCAGGGCGGCGGTCATCCGGGGCGGGGCGTACAGCTCACCGAGAGGGGTGACCCTGGTGGCCCGCCAGGCGTGCAGGACGGCCATGTCAGCCGCCCCCGAGCGATTCGGGTGCCTCGGCCTGGACGTAGGCGGCCCGCATCACGTCCTCCAGGTCGGCCTCGTCGAGGGCGATGTCCGTCACCTCGTGCCGTTCGATCACCCGCTTGAGTGCCTGGTGGACCGTCGGGGCGTCCGGACCGTCGGGTCCGAAGACCACCTGCGGGCCCTCGCGGCGGAGTACGGCGATGCCCGGGAGCGGCACGGCCTCCGCGTGCGGGTCGGCCAGCGTCGCCCGGACCTGCCAGGTCGAGCCGAACCTCTTCTTGATCTCGTCCAGCGTGCCGTCCAGCACGAGCCGGCCGTGGTTGACGAGGACGACCCGCTCGGCGAGCCGCTCGACCTCCGTCATGTCGTGGGTGGTCAGCAGCACGGTCCGGCCGCGCTCCTCGACCTGGTGGCGCAGGAACTCGCGGACCTGCTCCTTGACGACCACGTCCATGCCGATGGTGGGTTCGTCGAGGAACACCACCGGCGGGTCGTGCAGCAGCGCCGCCGCCAGGTCGCAGCGCACCCGCTGGCCCAGCGACAGATGCCGTACGCGGGTGTCCCAGAACGTGGACAGTTCCAGCAGGTCGTCGAACTCCTGGAGGCGTACGGCGTGTTCGGGCTTCGGTATCTCGTAGATGTCCCGCAGGATCGAGAACGACTCGCGCACCGGCAGGTCCCACCAGAGCTGGGTGCGCTGGCCGAACACCGCCCCGATGTTGCGGGCGTTGCGCTCGCGCTCCAGGTACGGCACCACGCCGGCGACGCGTGCCTCGCCGGACGTGGGGGTCAGGATGCCGGTGAGCATCTTGATGGTCGTCGACTTGCCGGCGCCGTTCGGCCCCAGCAGGGCCAGGAGTTCACCCGGCGCCACATCGAAGGTGATGTCGGAGACGGCGTCCTTCGCGACCCGCTCAGGGTTGACGAGGGAGCGCAGCGCGCCGGTGAAACCGGGACGCCGCACTGTGGTGTGGAAGGTCCGGGACAGTCCCCGGACCTCTATGGAACCACTCACTCAGGGAACCTCCGGGAGTTCGCGACGCACGAACACGGCCGTCCGGCTGGGAAGCCGGACGGCCGTGTGACCGGTAACATCCTTAGCCATTCGCCGCCGAGAAGACAACGGAGAATTCAGCGGGCTGAACCCGCAGCAGGTACTGGGCAAGCGTGCCCGGCCCGCACGACTGCGAGCCGATGCCCTGCTGCCCGTGGTCGAGGTTGACCCACACGGTGTCGCCGGGTGTGAGGTCGGTGAGGTGGCCGGCCGCGTCGAGCTGCTCGCTGGTCCAGCGGCGGGCCGTGAACCAGAACTCCGGGTCGCCGTCGATCCGCAGCCCGCCGAGCTCCGCCCAGCGGACGTCGGCGCGGGCGCCGTTCTCCTGGGGGCGGACGTAGGGAGTCTGGAGGTCGTCCACCGTGGACTCCCAACGGCCCAGCATGGAGGCCGACTTGGTGTCGGGGTAGCCCTCGCCCGGGCCACCGCCGAACCAGGTCACCCGGTCCGCGCCCGACAGGCCCAGAAGGATCCCGAGCCTCGGCAGGGGCAGTGTCCAGTCGCCCTCCGGGACGACCGACACGGTCAGCTTCAGCTTGTCCCCGTCGGACGTCCAGCGGTACACCGTGTTCAGGCCCACCTCGGCAGCGGCGGGCGCCACCCGGGTCCGTACGGTCAGCGAGTCCTCAGCCAACTCGACGGCGTCCAGGCGGTGTTGCATCCGGTGCAGGCCCAACTGCCGCCAGAGCATGCCGTAGCGCTCGTCCGGCTGCCAGGCGGCGCCGTCGTCGTTGTCGGTGGGCGCCCGCCACACGTCCAGCTTCGGGCCGATGACATCGACTCCGTTGATCGACATCAACGCGCCGGTCGAGGGGTTGAAAACGGCGGGACCGAGCATGATGCCGTCCCACTCGTCGCGGGCGGAAGACTCGCTCCCGGTGCTGATCCGCACGAACCGGGACTCGGTGGGCCGTTCGCTCGCGGCGACGTTCACCAAGGTGCGTGCGTGGACCGGGAGTTGGCCCCAGGCCACCTGGTGTCCCTTCGCCCCCCAGGCCGAGTCCTCGGCCAGCAGCGCCCGTACCGTCCACTGCGACTCCGCACCGCCCCGCGCGTCCGTGGGCGGCTCGGGCAGCTTCACGTCCGCCGACTCGCCGGGGGCCAGGGACGCGGGCACCGCCAGGGTGCCGGTCTCGACCGCGACGCCGTCGACGTCGTACGACCACTCGAAGGTGAGCGCGGACAGGTCGGCGAAGTCGTACGCGTTGGTCACGCGCACGGTCCCGGCCGTGCCGTCGCCCCCGATGCGGACCGGCTCGATGACCTTCTTGAACTCGACCAGCCCCGGTGACGGCGTCCGGTCCGGGAAGATCAGCCCGTCGCAGACGAAGTTGCCGTCGTGCAGCTCCTCGCCGAAGTCGCCGCCGTACGCGTAGCCGAACCGCTCGTCCTTGATGCCGTGGT contains these protein-coding regions:
- a CDS encoding ABC transporter ATP-binding protein yields the protein MSGSIEVRGLSRTFHTTVRRPGFTGALRSLVNPERVAKDAVSDITFDVAPGELLALLGPNGAGKSTTIKMLTGILTPTSGEARVAGVVPYLERERNARNIGAVFGQRTQLWWDLPVRESFSILRDIYEIPKPEHAVRLQEFDDLLELSTFWDTRVRHLSLGQRVRCDLAAALLHDPPVVFLDEPTIGMDVVVKEQVREFLRHQVEERGRTVLLTTHDMTEVERLAERVVLVNHGRLVLDGTLDEIKKRFGSTWQVRATLADPHAEAVPLPGIAVLRREGPQVVFGPDGPDAPTVHQALKRVIERHEVTDIALDEADLEDVMRAAYVQAEAPESLGGG
- a CDS encoding ABC-2 family transporter protein, which translates into the protein MAVLHAWRATRVTPLGELYAPPRMTAALIRLTVQVVLVASLWNGLYQQTGTTAGIDREQAVTYAVMAVLASRLRELDQYAGRDTVLQHMHFGTIVYWYLRPLAPQRYYALRALGEQLYGFAWALTGFALCLAAGVVQPPGSAAVAGVFALSLLLGQLVLYYVMLVIDQFCFWTLRNGAAMLILIFAQNLLSGVYAPLWFFPDWFITLSSFLPFQATLSVPLSLYVGRIPLSDAAFQLSVQAGWVLVLALFTRFLWRRAALRVVSQGG
- a CDS encoding ABC transporter permease encodes the protein MNAVRIAWRITRLNFRAQLEYRSEFLLMIGIGAIWQVSVIVFATVLLTRFTGMGGWDSSEVLLIPATRMLAHGIFVLFLGRMHGIGKIIQEGMIDTYLVRPMPVFRQVQLSYFPTNAIGDLTVAVGLMVGALSRSDLDWTAGRITYLVVCVLGGMLLEAALFTAVACASLRFPAADYWGRWLEELLGTFGSYPLNVLPRAVSGFLTFGLPLAFVAYFPAAVLTGHGHDTGVPYWLAAASPLLGLVAFLGARWLWRWSLGHYTGVNG